One Camelina sativa cultivar DH55 chromosome 3, Cs, whole genome shotgun sequence genomic window carries:
- the LOC104778749 gene encoding reticulon-like protein B23, whose translation MYKSSTRKVVPVDPLEWQISQDTACNIVARVANTVGAAKSVLRVAATGHDKRLFLRVVVCLYFLAALGRIMSGVTIAYAGLCLFCLSRLFQSSDRNSVLNRRNREILERETPSEF comes from the exons ATGTATAAGTCATCAACACGAAAAGT AGTACCTGTGGATCCATTAGAGTGGCAAATATCACAGGACACAGCATGTAACATTGTTGCGCGCGTAGCTAATACTGTTGGAGCAGCTAAATCCGTTCTGCGGGTTGCAGCAACCGGACATGACAAGAGGCTATTTCTTAGG GTTGTGGTCTGTCTTTACTTCTTGGCAGCTCTAGGACGAATCATGTCGGGGGTTACCATTGCCTATGCAG GACTATGTTTGTTCTGTCTCTCCAGGCTTTTTCAGAGTTCCGATCGAAACTCCGTATTGAACCGAAGAAACCGAGAGATTTTGGAACGAGAAACACCTTCGGAGTTCTGA